A part of Leptospira congkakensis genomic DNA contains:
- the hisF gene encoding imidazole glycerol phosphate synthase subunit HisF, which produces MDELTKRVIPCLDIKGGRVVKGVQFVNLIDAGDPVSCAVAYEENKADELCFLDITASSDKRDILLNLVEQVANKLFIPFTVGGGIRTIEDVKAVLNKGADKVSINTSAFQNPKLLKDSSEIYGSQCIVCAIDVKFHPQRKRYEVYLNGGRLETGREALDWGKEAFEMGAGEILLTSMDKDGTKDGFDITLMKSFTTNLSIPIIASGGAGNPEHMAEVILRGGADAVLAASIFHFGEFSIQEAKQTMKEMGIKVRL; this is translated from the coding sequence ATGGATGAGTTAACCAAAAGAGTCATTCCTTGTTTGGATATCAAAGGAGGAAGGGTAGTCAAAGGAGTTCAATTTGTAAATCTCATTGATGCCGGAGATCCCGTCTCTTGCGCTGTGGCTTACGAAGAAAACAAAGCAGATGAACTTTGTTTTTTGGATATCACAGCTTCTTCCGACAAAAGAGATATTCTTTTAAATTTAGTAGAGCAAGTTGCGAATAAACTCTTTATCCCTTTTACGGTCGGTGGCGGAATTCGTACCATAGAAGACGTAAAGGCGGTTCTAAATAAAGGTGCGGACAAGGTTTCTATCAACACCAGTGCCTTTCAGAATCCAAAACTACTCAAAGATTCCAGCGAAATTTATGGATCACAATGTATTGTTTGTGCTATCGATGTCAAATTCCATCCCCAAAGAAAAAGATACGAAGTGTACTTAAATGGCGGGCGATTGGAAACAGGAAGAGAGGCTCTTGATTGGGGCAAGGAAGCCTTTGAAATGGGAGCCGGTGAAATTTTATTAACCTCAATGGATAAAGATGGAACCAAAGACGGATTTGATATCACACTTATGAAATCCTTCACAACAAACCTTTCCATACCTATCATTGCCTCAGGTGGAGCTGGAAATCCTGAACATATGGCAGAAGTCATTTTACGTGGAGGGGCAGATGCAGTGCTTGCCGCATCTATCTTCCACTTTGGAGAATTTTCCATCCAAGAAGCCAAACAAACAATGAAAGAGATGGGAATCAAAGTGCGACTATGA